Proteins from a single region of Hordeum vulgare subsp. vulgare chromosome 6H, MorexV3_pseudomolecules_assembly, whole genome shotgun sequence:
- the LOC123403617 gene encoding probable protein S-acyltransferase 15: MARRRGVAAAVAAAATSPALVAAVSLMALVYYYTVFILLDHWLGLGTTAGAAHAAAFSLLLAACFFSFLCAAAADPGSVPSAFSPDAEDPQGQGLKSRYCDKCCIYKPARTHHCKVCKRCILKMDHHCVWINNCVGYTNYKAFIICVLNATIGSLYSSVIFVCDLLRTEHDFRIHYVKIIHILAGAVLFSLCLTIGSLLCWHIYLICHNMTTIEYREAVRAKWLAKKSGQKYRHRFDQGTRKNIQMIMGPNVFCWLCPTATGHLKDGTEFQNTNN, translated from the exons ATGGCGCGCAGGAGGGGCGTCgctgcggcggtggcggcggccgcGACCTCCCCGGCTCTCGTGGCGGCCGTCTCCTTGATGGCGCTGGTGTACTACTACACGGTGTTCATCTTGCTGGACCACTGGCTCGGCCTCGGCACGACGGCCGGCGCCGCCCACGCCGccgccttctccctcctcctcgccgcctgcttcttctccttcctctgcgCCGCGGCAGCCGATCCCGGATCCGTGCCCTCTGCCTTCTCCCCCGACGCCGAGGACCCGCAGGGACAG GGACTGAAATCAAGGTATTGTGACAAGTGTTGCATCTACAAGCCTGCCCGAACCCACCATTGTAAGGTCTGCAAAAGGTGTATTCTGAAAATG GATCACCACTGTGTTTGGATCAACAACTGTGTGGGCTATACAAATTACAAAGCCTTTATCATCTGCGTCCTGAATGCAACCATTGGGTCCCTTTATTCGTCG GTGATATTTGTATGTGATCTTCTACGGACGGAGCATGACTTCCGTATTCATTATGTGAAGATCATCCAT ATCTTGGCTGGTGCCGTCTTATTCTCCTTGTGCTTGACAATAGGCTCTTTGTTATGCTGGCACATCTATCTCATATGTCATAACATGACAACCATAGAG TATCGAGAGGCAGTTAGAGCGAAGTGGCTTGCAAAAAAGAGTGGACAGAAGTACCGCCATCGGTTTGATCAAGGCACGAGGAAGAATATTCAAATG ATCATGGGCCCAAATGTTTTCTGCTGGCTTTGCCCCACTGCGACAGGACATCTTAAGGATGGCACCGAGTTCCAGAATACGAACAACTGA